Proteins encoded within one genomic window of Chlorobaculum sp. MV4-Y:
- the dsrO gene encoding sulfate reduction electron transfer complex DsrMKJOP subunit DsrO codes for MSQNRREFLKKAGLGALAGLGAAAGLFPAFALEQTDMSNFTDKPVPGKVRWGMLVDTRKCLGNCTECIVRCHHDHNVPDFGHTKNEVKWIWKSGYENAFPSASKQFQNPDVLERKVLTLCNHCSEPPCTKACPTEATFKRWDGIVSIDYHRCIGCRFCMAACPYGSRSFNWLDPRPNIKELSNTYPTRMRGVVEKCNFCSERLVKNELPACVDSCPEKALIFGDLNKPDSEIRELLAANETMQRKPELGTLPSVFYII; via the coding sequence ATGAGTCAAAATCGCAGAGAATTTCTGAAGAAGGCAGGGCTTGGCGCTCTTGCCGGCCTTGGCGCCGCCGCGGGTCTGTTCCCGGCGTTCGCGCTCGAACAGACCGATATGTCGAATTTTACCGACAAGCCCGTGCCGGGCAAGGTTCGCTGGGGAATGCTGGTCGATACACGCAAGTGTCTCGGCAACTGCACCGAGTGCATCGTCCGGTGCCACCATGACCACAACGTGCCGGATTTCGGCCATACGAAGAACGAGGTCAAGTGGATATGGAAGAGCGGCTATGAAAATGCTTTCCCATCCGCCAGCAAGCAGTTTCAGAATCCCGACGTGCTGGAGCGCAAGGTACTGACGCTCTGCAACCACTGCTCCGAGCCGCCCTGCACCAAGGCGTGCCCGACCGAAGCGACCTTCAAGCGCTGGGACGGCATTGTGTCGATCGACTACCATCGCTGCATCGGCTGCCGCTTCTGCATGGCCGCCTGTCCGTACGGATCGCGCAGCTTCAACTGGCTGGATCCGCGTCCGAATATCAAGGAGCTGAGCAACACCTATCCGACGCGAATGCGCGGCGTTGTCGAGAAGTGCAACTTCTGCTCGGAGCGGCTCGTCAAGAACGAGCTTCCGGCCTGCGTCGATTCGTGTCCCGAAAAGGCGCTCATCTTCGGCGACCTGAACAAGCCCGATTCGGAGATTCGCGAGCTGCTCGCCGCAAACGAAACCATGCAGCGCAAGCCGGAACTCGGCACGCTGCCGTCAGTCTTTTACATCATCTAA
- a CDS encoding NAD(P)-binding protein: MNAESNPILDFATEYVFPAFSELTGTDKIVAFGDHSHKCPIYVKQTPPCTAECPAGEDIRAINRYLNGTDPSDDPLKSAWETATDTNPFPAVMGRICPHPCQSKCNRGVHDESVAINAIEQVLGNYGIEHNLKLKGPGADTGKRVAIIGGGPAGLSAAYQLRRKGHAVTIYDANEKLGGMVLYGIMGYRVDRKVLEAEIGRIIELGVETKMGVTIGKDITLEQLEADYDAVFIAVGAQKGRGLPVPGFDGTPGATNAIDFLKSYEVLGDDIPVGKKVVVIGDGNVAMDVARLALRLGSQATIISGVPREEMACFENEFDDANREGTTMHFLTGTTAVLGGASGVTGLRCTKMVKKEKGEEGWNSPIPFLRYKPNGETFEIEADMVVAAIGQATDLSGLGSAASGPWLKVDRNFRIPGRDKLFGGGDALKVDLITTAVGHGRKAAYAIDAFLKGEPMPETPYREITKPHKQDLLYFLHTPQAKRTSIEPEVVVGNHDELLEALTHEQALTESKRCMSCGFCFDCKQCVSFCPQEAITRFRDNPAGEKVYTDYSKCVGCHLCSLVCPCGYIQMGMGDGL; encoded by the coding sequence ATGAATGCAGAATCAAACCCGATTCTCGATTTTGCGACAGAGTATGTCTTTCCTGCCTTCAGCGAACTGACAGGGACCGACAAGATCGTCGCCTTCGGGGATCACAGCCATAAATGCCCGATCTACGTCAAGCAGACGCCGCCGTGCACCGCCGAGTGCCCGGCAGGCGAAGACATCCGGGCCATCAACCGGTATCTGAACGGCACCGATCCGTCGGACGACCCGCTGAAATCGGCCTGGGAAACGGCGACCGACACCAACCCGTTCCCGGCGGTGATGGGCCGCATCTGCCCGCACCCGTGCCAGAGCAAATGCAATCGCGGCGTGCACGACGAAAGCGTAGCCATCAACGCCATCGAGCAGGTGCTCGGCAACTATGGCATCGAACATAATCTGAAACTCAAAGGCCCCGGCGCTGACACCGGCAAACGCGTTGCCATCATCGGCGGCGGCCCGGCAGGCCTGTCGGCAGCCTACCAGCTTCGCCGCAAAGGCCACGCCGTCACCATCTACGACGCCAACGAAAAGCTCGGCGGCATGGTGCTCTACGGCATCATGGGCTACCGCGTGGATCGCAAGGTGCTCGAAGCCGAAATCGGCCGTATCATCGAGCTCGGCGTCGAGACGAAGATGGGGGTCACCATCGGCAAAGACATCACCCTCGAACAGCTCGAAGCTGACTACGACGCGGTCTTCATCGCCGTCGGTGCGCAGAAGGGAAGAGGTCTGCCCGTGCCCGGCTTCGACGGCACGCCCGGTGCCACCAACGCCATCGACTTTCTGAAAAGCTACGAAGTGCTGGGCGACGACATCCCGGTTGGCAAGAAGGTAGTGGTCATCGGCGACGGTAACGTCGCCATGGACGTCGCCAGACTTGCGCTGCGTCTCGGCTCGCAAGCCACCATCATCTCCGGCGTACCGCGCGAAGAGATGGCCTGCTTCGAGAACGAATTCGACGACGCGAACAGAGAGGGCACGACGATGCACTTCCTCACCGGCACGACAGCGGTGCTCGGCGGAGCGTCGGGCGTCACCGGCCTGCGCTGCACGAAGATGGTCAAAAAAGAAAAAGGCGAGGAAGGCTGGAACTCACCGATCCCGTTCCTGCGCTACAAGCCCAATGGCGAAACCTTCGAGATCGAAGCGGACATGGTGGTTGCAGCCATCGGCCAGGCGACCGACCTGTCGGGTCTCGGCAGCGCGGCGAGCGGCCCGTGGCTCAAGGTTGACCGCAACTTCCGCATCCCCGGACGCGACAAACTCTTCGGCGGCGGCGACGCCCTGAAGGTCGATCTCATCACCACGGCAGTCGGCCACGGCCGCAAAGCCGCCTACGCCATCGACGCCTTCCTGAAAGGCGAACCGATGCCCGAGACGCCGTACCGCGAGATCACCAAACCGCACAAGCAGGACCTGCTCTACTTTCTGCACACCCCGCAGGCCAAACGCACGAGCATCGAGCCGGAGGTGGTGGTAGGCAACCACGACGAACTGCTCGAAGCCTTGACGCACGAACAGGCGCTCACGGAATCGAAGCGCTGCATGAGCTGCGGGTTCTGCTTCGACTGCAAGCAGTGCGTCTCGTTCTGCCCGCAGGAGGCCATCACCCGCTTCCGCGACAACCCGGCAGGCGAAAAAGTCTACACCGATTACTCGAAATGCGTCGGCTGCCACCTCTGCTCTCTGGTCTGCCCCTGCGGTTACATCCAGATGGGCATGGGCGACGGACTGTGA
- the dsrK gene encoding sulfate reduction electron transfer complex DsrMKJOP subunit DsrK: MSNKYALKPDELKKEFEQKKPRLLKGDLAGKDWWDLPVEFRDGNWCFPAKPEVLDELHFANPRKWAATDKDWQLPAGWEKTIRDGMKDRLKRFRSFKVFMDSCVRCGACADKCHFFLGTGDPKNMPVLRAELVRSVYRNDFTTFAKILKNFSGSRTLTQDVIKEWHMYFHQCTECRRCSVFCPMGIDTAEITMMVRELLNLIGVNNNWILAPVANCNRTGNHLGIEPHTFKQNIMSMVDDIEDLTGVRVNPTFNRKGAEILFITPSGDVFGDPGVYTMMGYLLLFHHIGLDYTISTYASEGGNFGMFTSNEMMKKINAKMYHEAKRLGVKWILGGECGHMWRVVHQYMNTMNGPADFLKEPVSPITGTKFTNAKATKMVHIVEFTADLIKHGKLKLDPKRNDHLRATFHDSCNVARGMGMFEEPRYVLNKVCNVFHEMPENTIREQTFCCGSGSGLNAEEFMDTRMRGGFPRASAVAHVREKHKVDSLVTICAIDRASLPALMRYWNPGVTVYGLHELVGNALIMDGEKKRTEDLRENPMAGFEEDDDDE; encoded by the coding sequence ATGTCCAATAAATACGCCCTCAAACCGGACGAACTCAAAAAAGAGTTCGAACAAAAGAAGCCGCGCCTCCTCAAGGGGGATCTGGCTGGCAAGGATTGGTGGGACCTGCCGGTGGAGTTCCGTGACGGCAACTGGTGTTTTCCTGCCAAGCCGGAAGTGCTCGATGAGCTGCACTTCGCCAATCCCAGGAAATGGGCTGCCACCGACAAGGACTGGCAGCTTCCCGCAGGATGGGAGAAGACCATCCGCGACGGCATGAAGGATCGCCTGAAGCGGTTCCGCTCGTTCAAGGTGTTTATGGATAGCTGCGTACGCTGCGGTGCCTGCGCCGACAAGTGCCACTTTTTCCTCGGCACTGGCGATCCGAAGAACATGCCGGTGCTGCGCGCCGAGCTTGTCCGTTCGGTCTATCGCAACGACTTCACCACCTTCGCGAAGATTCTGAAGAACTTTTCGGGATCGAGAACGCTCACACAGGATGTGATCAAAGAGTGGCACATGTATTTCCATCAGTGTACCGAGTGCCGCCGCTGTTCGGTTTTCTGCCCGATGGGTATCGATACCGCCGAGATCACCATGATGGTGCGCGAGCTGCTCAACCTGATCGGCGTGAACAACAACTGGATTCTCGCGCCGGTGGCCAACTGCAACCGCACGGGCAACCATCTCGGCATCGAGCCGCACACCTTCAAGCAGAACATCATGTCGATGGTGGACGACATCGAAGACCTCACCGGGGTGCGGGTCAATCCCACCTTCAACCGCAAGGGGGCGGAGATTCTCTTCATCACGCCGTCGGGCGACGTGTTCGGCGATCCCGGCGTCTACACGATGATGGGCTATCTGCTGCTGTTCCATCACATCGGCCTCGACTACACCATCAGCACCTACGCTTCGGAGGGGGGAAACTTCGGTATGTTCACCTCGAACGAGATGATGAAGAAGATCAACGCCAAGATGTACCACGAGGCCAAGCGCCTCGGGGTGAAATGGATTCTCGGCGGCGAGTGCGGCCACATGTGGCGCGTGGTGCATCAGTACATGAACACCATGAACGGTCCGGCCGATTTCCTCAAGGAGCCGGTTTCGCCAATCACCGGCACGAAGTTCACCAACGCGAAGGCCACCAAGATGGTGCATATCGTCGAGTTTACGGCTGACCTCATCAAGCACGGCAAGCTCAAGCTCGATCCGAAACGCAACGACCATCTTCGCGCCACCTTCCACGATTCGTGCAATGTGGCTCGCGGCATGGGCATGTTCGAGGAGCCCCGCTATGTGCTCAACAAGGTGTGCAACGTTTTCCACGAAATGCCCGAGAACACCATCAGGGAGCAGACCTTCTGCTGCGGATCGGGCAGCGGCCTGAACGCCGAGGAGTTCATGGACACCCGCATGAGAGGCGGCTTTCCGAGAGCGAGCGCCGTAGCGCACGTGCGCGAGAAGCACAAGGTCGATTCGCTGGTTACCATCTGCGCCATCGACCGCGCGAGCCTTCCGGCGCTGATGCGCTACTGGAATCCGGGCGTAACGGTCTACGGCCTGCACGAGCTGGTTGGCAACGCCCTCATCATGGATGGAGAAAAGAAAAGAACCGAAGACCTGAGAGAGAACCCTATGGCCGGATTCGAGGAGGATGACGACGATGAATAA
- the dsrB gene encoding dissimilatory-type sulfite reductase subunit beta, translated as MSSQERTWKTIESGPHTYEEALHPVVRKNYGKWKYHEIPKPGVLKHVAESGDIIWTVRAGTPRQDTVDKVRQLCDIADKYSDGFLRFTVRNNVEFLTPNEGNIEPMIQELESLGFPVGGTGMCVSAVSHTQGWLHCDIPATDASGVVKSMMDTVYNEFKDMQMPNKVRLSTSCCSINCGGQADIAVVVKHTRPPRINHDHLVKTCELPKAVARCPVAAIRPTVVDGKKTLMVDEAKCICCGACFGACPAMEINHPEHSKFAVWVGGKNSNARSKPSTMSLVAHNLPNNPPRWPEVTDVVGRILTAYKAGGRPWERIGEWINRIGWKRFFEETGLKFDDNMIDSYRHARTTFNQSAHIRF; from the coding sequence ATGAGCAGTCAGGAAAGAACCTGGAAGACCATAGAGTCGGGTCCGCACACCTACGAAGAGGCGCTGCATCCGGTGGTCAGGAAAAACTACGGCAAGTGGAAATACCATGAAATTCCGAAGCCGGGCGTCTTGAAGCACGTAGCCGAGAGCGGTGACATCATCTGGACCGTCCGCGCGGGCACGCCTCGCCAGGACACCGTCGACAAGGTGCGCCAGCTCTGCGACATCGCCGACAAATACAGCGACGGCTTCCTTCGCTTCACGGTGCGCAACAACGTCGAATTCCTGACGCCGAACGAGGGCAACATCGAACCGATGATCCAGGAACTCGAATCGCTCGGCTTTCCGGTCGGCGGCACCGGCATGTGCGTCTCGGCGGTCTCGCACACCCAGGGCTGGCTGCACTGCGACATTCCGGCCACCGACGCCTCGGGCGTGGTGAAGTCGATGATGGACACGGTTTACAACGAATTCAAGGACATGCAGATGCCCAACAAGGTGCGTCTTTCGACTTCGTGCTGCTCGATCAACTGCGGCGGCCAGGCCGACATCGCGGTCGTCGTCAAGCACACCCGCCCGCCGCGCATCAACCACGACCACCTCGTCAAGACCTGCGAGCTTCCCAAAGCGGTCGCCCGCTGCCCGGTTGCAGCCATCCGCCCGACGGTCGTCGACGGCAAAAAGACGCTCATGGTTGACGAAGCCAAGTGCATCTGCTGCGGCGCGTGCTTCGGCGCCTGCCCGGCCATGGAGATCAACCACCCCGAGCACTCCAAGTTCGCCGTCTGGGTCGGCGGCAAAAACAGCAACGCCCGAAGCAAGCCCTCGACGATGAGCCTCGTCGCGCACAACCTGCCGAACAACCCGCCACGCTGGCCGGAAGTGACCGACGTGGTTGGCCGCATCCTGACGGCCTACAAAGCCGGAGGCCGTCCGTGGGAGCGCATCGGCGAATGGATCAACCGGATCGGCTGGAAACGGTTCTTCGAAGAGACCGGCCTCAAGTTCGACGACAACATGATCGACAGCTACCGTCACGCCCGAACCACCTTCAACCAGTCGGCGCACATCCGTTTTTAA
- a CDS encoding cobyrinate a,c-diamide synthase encodes MALISIPRLVISASWKSAGKTTVSLGLLRLLAEKGLPLVSFKKGPDYIDPMWHRVASGGECYNLDTWMMGEAACRSTFVRACAQRPGSIALIEGNHGLHDGMEMAGSDSTAGLAALLDAPVLLVIDSRRMNRGVAAQVLGLKAMPPKVNISGVILNHVASARQESKQRTAIETFCNVPVLGAIPADSSLMLPERHLGLVTVGEASDAEAFIRIAAQQVERHCDVDAIRKLFDRASPLPVLDTAEVSVPKKSPTAKIGVFRNAAFCFYYPDNLDALREAGTELVFIDTFKTDSLPEIDGLYLGGGFPESFFRELSANAVLLRDVRERIEAGMPAWAECGGLIYLCRSATWEGRQWPLAGVLPIDIVYQRKPAGCGYLELESRAGSGWFSVGERVRAHEFHYSKPAAGNVDLACQFDVAKGFGLTGCEDGLLYRNLFASYAHFHAVANPGWAERFVGLALKFKEQGWLERD; translated from the coding sequence TTGGCTTTGATTTCGATTCCGAGGCTCGTGATTTCGGCTTCGTGGAAGAGTGCCGGTAAGACCACGGTGAGCTTGGGCTTGCTTCGGCTTCTGGCTGAAAAGGGACTGCCCTTGGTGAGCTTCAAGAAAGGGCCGGACTATATCGATCCGATGTGGCACCGCGTCGCGAGCGGCGGCGAGTGCTACAATCTCGACACTTGGATGATGGGCGAAGCGGCCTGCCGCAGCACTTTCGTCCGGGCCTGCGCCCAGAGGCCGGGAAGCATCGCCCTGATCGAGGGCAACCACGGGCTGCATGACGGCATGGAAATGGCCGGTTCGGACAGCACCGCCGGGCTGGCCGCGCTGCTCGACGCGCCAGTATTGCTCGTGATCGACAGCCGCCGGATGAATCGTGGCGTGGCCGCGCAGGTGCTCGGTCTTAAGGCGATGCCGCCGAAGGTCAACATCTCCGGGGTGATCCTGAACCATGTCGCCAGCGCGCGGCAGGAGTCCAAGCAGCGCACGGCTATCGAAACCTTCTGCAATGTGCCGGTGCTTGGCGCGATTCCCGCTGACTCGTCGCTGATGCTGCCCGAACGCCATCTCGGTCTCGTGACCGTCGGCGAGGCTTCTGATGCCGAAGCGTTCATCCGCATCGCCGCGCAGCAGGTCGAGCGCCACTGCGATGTTGATGCTATCCGCAAGCTTTTTGACCGTGCCTCGCCGTTGCCGGTACTGGATACAGCCGAAGTTTCAGTTCCGAAGAAAAGCCCGACAGCAAAAATCGGGGTTTTTCGAAACGCCGCGTTCTGCTTTTACTACCCCGACAACCTCGATGCCCTGCGTGAGGCCGGGACGGAGTTGGTGTTCATCGATACGTTTAAAACGGATTCACTTCCAGAGATCGATGGCCTGTATCTCGGTGGCGGTTTTCCGGAATCTTTTTTCCGTGAATTGAGTGCCAATGCCGTTCTCCTGCGCGACGTGCGCGAGCGGATCGAGGCGGGAATGCCCGCGTGGGCCGAGTGCGGCGGACTGATCTACTTGTGCCGCAGTGCGACGTGGGAGGGTAGGCAATGGCCTCTCGCGGGCGTGCTTCCGATTGATATCGTCTATCAGCGAAAGCCCGCCGGGTGCGGCTATCTGGAACTCGAAAGCCGCGCCGGTTCTGGATGGTTTTCGGTGGGCGAGCGGGTCAGGGCGCATGAGTTTCACTATTCAAAACCAGCGGCTGGTAATGTTGATCTCGCCTGCCAGTTCGATGTGGCGAAAGGCTTCGGGCTGACCGGGTGCGAGGATGGTTTGCTTTACCGGAACCTGTTCGCTTCGTACGCCCATTTCCATGCGGTGGCAAACCCCGGATGGGCGGAGCGTTTTGTCGGGCTTGCGTTGAAATTCAAGGAGCAGGGATGGCTGGAGAGAGACTGA
- a CDS encoding RsbRD N-terminal domain-containing protein, with amino-acid sequence MTRAWEQIVKENRKALLERWTSSVVAMLPGGMSHGSLVAAAIAEELDALLDAVTDRAMQAAEPIMRITRILAVQDIPPSKSLSILFMLKGMIEELPVECDHPCRDRLEELTLQAFDSYMKHRETICQIKYDEGRRKMHMALRRAEA; translated from the coding sequence ATGACGAGAGCGTGGGAACAGATAGTTAAAGAGAACCGGAAAGCCCTGCTCGAGCGCTGGACCTCATCGGTCGTGGCAATGCTGCCTGGCGGAATGAGCCACGGTTCACTGGTCGCTGCGGCGATTGCCGAGGAGCTGGATGCTCTGCTCGATGCCGTGACGGATCGCGCCATGCAGGCTGCCGAGCCGATCATGCGTATTACCCGGATTCTTGCCGTCCAGGATATTCCACCATCAAAATCCCTGTCGATTTTGTTTATGCTTAAGGGGATGATCGAAGAGCTTCCGGTCGAATGCGATCATCCGTGCCGCGATCGTCTCGAAGAGCTTACCCTGCAAGCTTTTGACAGCTACATGAAGCACCGGGAGACTATCTGCCAGATCAAATATGACGAGGGCCGCCGGAAAATGCACATGGCGCTCAGGAGGGCTGAAGCATGA
- the dsrJ gene encoding sulfate reduction electron transfer complex DsrMKJOP subunit DsrJ → MNKFSQFLVALAAGLTVFVAAWFFIQASHHGSHPAIAADAASPAVALPAKGAPVDSSKCILPTDYMRAHHMQILNKWRHDSVREGNRTFVNPEGEHFDKSLNTCLGCHGSNPMFCFMCHEYANVKPTCWNCHLSPMEVPQ, encoded by the coding sequence ATGAATAAGTTCAGTCAGTTTCTGGTCGCCCTCGCCGCAGGTTTGACCGTCTTCGTGGCGGCATGGTTCTTCATCCAGGCCAGTCATCACGGCTCGCATCCGGCAATCGCCGCCGATGCCGCCTCGCCTGCCGTAGCGCTGCCCGCCAAAGGCGCGCCGGTGGACAGCTCGAAGTGCATCCTGCCGACCGACTACATGCGGGCGCACCACATGCAGATTCTCAACAAGTGGCGTCATGACTCGGTGCGCGAAGGGAACCGCACCTTCGTCAATCCAGAGGGAGAGCACTTCGACAAAAGTCTCAACACTTGTCTCGGATGCCACGGTTCAAATCCAATGTTCTGTTTTATGTGTCACGAGTATGCCAATGTCAAGCCGACATGCTGGAACTGTCACTTGTCGCCGATGGAGGTGCCGCAATGA
- the dsrA gene encoding dissimilatory-type sulfite reductase subunit alpha, producing the protein MSANDSAVNESCHCGGCGSSVNGKFLNETPMLDQLESGPWPSFISGFKELAERTEKPMLRGVLDQLEYSYKTKMGYWKGGLVTVDGYGAGIITRYSMIKDKFPEAAEFHTMRIQPAPGLHYNTAMLRELCDIWEKYGSGIITLHGQTGDIMLQGIEQDKVQACFDELNQKGWDLGGAGAGMRTGVSCIGPGRCDNACYDNLKLHLDALKHFSPQVHRPEWNYKLKFKFSACPNDCTNAIMRSDLAVIGTWRDAIQIDHDEVKAWIAEKGVDALVNNVINHCPTKAIRLQDGDIDISTRDCVRCMHCINAMSKALSPGKEKGIALLMGGKNTLKVGVNMGSLIVPFMKMETDEDREAFIELIEEIIDWWDDAGLDHERIGETIERVGLKQFLDGVGIEYDINQISRPRDNPYFKAKY; encoded by the coding sequence ATGAGTGCTAACGACAGCGCTGTGAACGAGTCGTGCCATTGCGGCGGGTGCGGATCATCGGTCAACGGCAAGTTCCTGAACGAAACGCCGATGCTCGACCAGCTTGAAAGCGGACCGTGGCCGAGCTTCATCTCGGGCTTCAAGGAGCTTGCGGAGCGGACAGAGAAGCCGATGCTTCGTGGCGTGCTGGACCAGCTCGAATATTCCTACAAAACGAAGATGGGCTACTGGAAAGGCGGTCTCGTCACGGTGGACGGCTACGGCGCCGGCATCATCACGCGCTACTCGATGATTAAAGACAAGTTCCCCGAAGCGGCCGAATTCCACACGATGCGCATCCAGCCGGCTCCGGGCCTGCACTACAACACGGCGATGTTGCGCGAACTGTGCGACATCTGGGAGAAATACGGCAGCGGCATCATCACCCTGCACGGTCAGACGGGCGACATCATGCTGCAGGGCATCGAGCAGGACAAGGTGCAGGCGTGCTTCGACGAGCTGAACCAGAAGGGGTGGGATCTCGGCGGCGCAGGCGCCGGCATGCGCACCGGCGTGTCGTGCATCGGGCCAGGCCGCTGCGACAACGCCTGCTACGACAACCTCAAGCTGCACCTCGACGCGCTCAAACACTTCTCTCCGCAGGTGCACCGCCCCGAATGGAACTACAAGCTGAAATTCAAATTCTCCGCCTGCCCGAACGACTGCACCAACGCCATCATGCGCTCCGACCTGGCCGTCATTGGCACGTGGCGTGACGCGATCCAGATCGACCACGACGAGGTGAAAGCGTGGATCGCCGAAAAGGGCGTCGATGCTCTGGTCAACAACGTCATCAACCACTGCCCGACCAAAGCGATCCGGCTGCAGGACGGCGACATCGACATCTCGACGCGCGACTGCGTGCGCTGCATGCACTGCATCAACGCCATGTCCAAAGCGCTCTCGCCCGGCAAGGAAAAGGGCATCGCGCTTTTGATGGGCGGCAAGAACACGCTGAAAGTCGGTGTCAACATGGGCTCGCTCATCGTGCCGTTCATGAAGATGGAGACGGACGAAGACCGTGAAGCCTTCATCGAACTGATCGAAGAGATCATCGACTGGTGGGACGACGCCGGCCTCGACCACGAGCGCATCGGCGAAACCATTGAGCGCGTGGGTCTGAAACAGTTCCTCGACGGCGTCGGCATCGAGTACGACATCAACCAGATCTCGCGCCCGAGGGACAACCCGTATTTCAAAGCCAAGTACTGA
- the dsrM gene encoding sulfate reduction electron transfer complex DsrMKJOP subunit DsrM, with protein MKKVLKPLIAVIVLALIPYIGITFGKLDYVFAIVIPYAAAAILVLGMLFRLVDWIRRPVPFNIPTTCGQEQSLDWVKTNPLESPSNPFMAAMRVLSEVFLFRSLFRNTKAELYGGPKLVYGSYKWLWLGGLAFHWSMLIIVIRHARFFLDTLPLPIELLETADRFLDVTVPAFYITDAIALAAITFLVLRRLSDEKMRILSLSTDYFPLFLFGAIAIVGISMRYVTKVNVMPVKALAITLAHFGFDAPEPIGALFYVHLFLVCVLLAYIPFSKLVHMGGIFLSPTRNLPNNSRARRHVNPWNPDIKFRTYAEYEDEFREKMKKAGLPVEKQ; from the coding sequence ATGAAGAAAGTGCTGAAACCGCTGATTGCGGTGATCGTGCTGGCGCTGATTCCCTATATCGGCATCACCTTCGGCAAGCTCGACTACGTTTTCGCCATCGTTATCCCTTATGCTGCTGCGGCCATTCTCGTGCTCGGTATGCTTTTCCGGCTGGTGGACTGGATACGGAGGCCGGTTCCCTTCAATATTCCGACCACCTGCGGTCAGGAGCAGTCGCTCGACTGGGTCAAGACCAACCCACTGGAAAGCCCGTCGAATCCCTTCATGGCTGCGATGCGGGTGCTCTCCGAAGTCTTCCTGTTCCGGTCGCTGTTCCGCAACACCAAGGCCGAGCTGTATGGCGGCCCGAAGCTCGTCTATGGTTCGTACAAATGGCTCTGGCTTGGCGGCCTCGCGTTCCACTGGTCGATGCTCATCATCGTCATCCGCCACGCGCGCTTTTTCCTTGATACCCTGCCCTTGCCGATCGAGCTGCTTGAAACTGCGGATCGCTTTCTCGATGTGACCGTGCCGGCATTCTACATCACAGACGCCATAGCGCTTGCTGCTATCACATTCCTGGTGCTGCGCCGCCTGTCGGACGAAAAGATGCGGATTCTGTCTCTTTCAACAGACTATTTCCCGCTGTTCCTGTTCGGCGCTATCGCCATTGTCGGCATCAGCATGCGCTACGTGACCAAAGTCAACGTTATGCCGGTCAAAGCGTTGGCCATTACGCTGGCTCACTTCGGTTTCGACGCGCCCGAGCCGATCGGCGCGCTGTTCTACGTTCACCTGTTCCTGGTCTGCGTGCTGCTCGCCTACATTCCGTTCAGCAAGCTGGTGCACATGGGCGGCATTTTCCTCAGCCCGACGCGCAACCTGCCGAACAACAGCCGCGCCAGGCGTCATGTCAACCCCTGGAATCCCGACATCAAGTTCAGGACCTATGCCGAATACGAGGACGAGTTCCGCGAAAAAATGAAGAAGGCAGGTCTTCCGGTCGAAAAGCAATAA
- a CDS encoding TusE/DsrC/DsvC family sulfur relay protein yields the protein MAIEVNGMSVETDENGYLVNLDDWTEEVAVKIAEGEDITMEEGHWDLVKFLRNYYKEYQIAPAVKVLTKAVATEKGMDKKEASEFLYAMFPKGPALQACKIAGLPKPTGCV from the coding sequence ATGGCAATTGAAGTCAATGGCATGAGCGTCGAGACGGACGAGAACGGTTATTTGGTGAATCTGGATGACTGGACGGAAGAGGTAGCGGTAAAGATCGCTGAAGGTGAGGATATCACGATGGAAGAGGGGCACTGGGATCTGGTGAAGTTTCTGAGGAACTACTACAAGGAGTACCAGATTGCGCCAGCCGTGAAGGTGCTGACCAAGGCGGTAGCCACCGAGAAGGGGATGGATAAGAAAGAGGCCTCAGAGTTCCTGTACGCGATGTTCCCGAAAGGCCCGGCGTTGCAGGCCTGCAAGATTGCCGGCCTTCCCAAGCCGACCGGCTGCGTCTGA